A DNA window from Schlesneria paludicola DSM 18645 contains the following coding sequences:
- the sucC gene encoding ADP-forming succinate--CoA ligase subunit beta, with protein sequence MKIHEYQAKQLLAAAGVTVPKGIVAHTAEEAFAAYQKLGGEVAVVKSQIHAGGRGKGTFKQHPEQRGVVVIKSAEAAKDNAARMLTSTLVTLQTGAEGKVVSTLLIEEGLKIARELYLGVVVDRESGGPILIASTEGGMDIEVVAHKTPEKILREPFDVEAGLRGYQARNVAYRLGLEGVSVRAAEKLLRQLCQFFIDYDCSMVEINPLVVTAAGDLVVGDAKVTFDDNALFRHQDLLPLRDLTEEEPMEVQAQAAGLSYVKLDGNLGCLVNGAGLAMSTMDIIKYHGGAPANFLDVGGGANVEQVTEAFRIILADPNVKGILVNIFGGIMKCDTIVTALLTAYDKIGITVPLVVRLEGTNVELARKMLADSGKPITVGTDLTDAAKKAVKSLGA encoded by the coding sequence ATGAAAATTCATGAGTATCAAGCCAAGCAATTGTTGGCAGCCGCTGGGGTTACGGTTCCGAAAGGAATCGTCGCACACACGGCAGAAGAGGCCTTTGCCGCCTATCAAAAGTTGGGGGGTGAAGTCGCTGTGGTCAAATCGCAGATCCACGCGGGCGGTCGCGGAAAAGGAACGTTCAAACAGCACCCAGAACAACGTGGTGTGGTCGTCATCAAGTCGGCCGAAGCGGCCAAGGATAATGCTGCACGCATGCTGACCAGCACCTTGGTCACGCTGCAAACGGGTGCCGAAGGGAAAGTGGTCAGCACGCTGCTGATCGAAGAAGGTTTGAAGATCGCCCGCGAACTCTATTTGGGTGTCGTCGTCGACCGTGAATCGGGAGGCCCCATCCTGATCGCTTCGACGGAAGGCGGGATGGACATCGAAGTCGTTGCCCACAAGACACCGGAAAAGATCCTGCGCGAGCCGTTCGATGTTGAAGCCGGGCTCCGGGGGTATCAGGCACGCAACGTTGCCTACCGACTCGGGCTGGAAGGCGTCTCTGTCCGCGCGGCGGAAAAGTTGCTACGTCAACTTTGTCAGTTTTTCATCGACTATGACTGCAGCATGGTTGAGATCAACCCGCTGGTCGTGACGGCCGCTGGCGATCTCGTTGTCGGCGATGCAAAAGTGACGTTTGACGACAATGCGTTGTTCCGCCATCAAGATCTGCTGCCACTGCGCGATTTGACTGAAGAAGAGCCAATGGAAGTTCAGGCTCAGGCGGCGGGGCTCAGCTACGTGAAACTCGACGGAAACCTGGGTTGTCTCGTGAATGGTGCTGGCTTGGCCATGAGTACCATGGACATCATCAAATATCACGGTGGGGCACCGGCCAATTTTCTGGACGTCGGCGGCGGGGCGAATGTCGAACAAGTCACGGAAGCGTTCCGAATTATTCTTGCCGACCCCAATGTCAAAGGGATTCTCGTCAACATCTTCGGTGGCATCATGAAGTGTGATACCATCGTGACGGCCTTGTTGACCGCATACGACAAAATTGGCATTACCGTTCCGCTGGTGGTCCGACTGGAAGGAACGAATGTGGAACTGGCTCGCAAGATGTTGGCGGACAGCGGCAAACCGATCACTGTCGGAACCGATCTGACAGACGCTGCCAAGAAGGCCGTGAAATCACTCGGTGCCTGA